TTAAAAAAGCTACCAACAGTGGTAGTTTTACATAGAGGGGTTGATGAAAACGAGCTGAATAAAGGGAGGCAAATCCCACATGAGCAGATTCATAGAATTAAAGGTACTTATGGGAACGTTTTAATATCTGTGGCGGGCGGTGAAAGTACCCGTGATGTGGTACGCACATACTTTAATGATGCCGATATCGCTGTTATTTGGCGGTCATTTTATGATGCACCGAATCAAACGGCACAATTGGCTCAAGATTTTGTTAAACTAGTCAGATAAATATGATTTTACAGAAAAGACTGAAATATCTCCATGTAGCCCTAAATAATTCCTTGCCGGAAGCCAGACAAGTCATTGCTCAATTACCGAGCTCAGATCGAATATTAATTGAAGTTGGTACACCATTAATAAAAATTTACGGTACTAGTGCTATTACACAAATTAGAGCCATGGTGCCAAGTGGAACCTATCTGGTGGCTGATAATAAATGTACCGATTTAGCCGAACGTGAGGTAGCGATGATGGCTCAAGCCGGCGCCAATGCGGCCACTTGTTTGGGTGTAGCACCAATTGAAACGATTGATCGGTTTATTGCAGCGTGTGACACATACAAA
The sequence above is a segment of the Patescibacteria group bacterium genome. Coding sequences within it:
- a CDS encoding orotidine 5'-phosphate decarboxylase / HUMPS family protein, encoding MILQKRLKYLHVALNNSLPEARQVIAQLPSSDRILIEVGTPLIKIYGTSAITQIRAMVPSGTYLVADNKCTDLAEREVAMMAQAGANAATCLGVAPIETIDRFIAACDTYKIDAMVDMMNVDSALMVLKKLKKLPAVVIIHRGVDESELSKEKQIPYYQIKQIKGSYDVLVAVAGGDTIREVQRAIFNDADIVVIWKNPEQAKSFLKEI